Proteins encoded together in one Microcebus murinus isolate Inina chromosome 18, M.murinus_Inina_mat1.0, whole genome shotgun sequence window:
- the DYNLL2 gene encoding dynein light chain 2, cytoplasmic isoform X2, which translates to MSDRKAVIKNADMSEDMQQDAVDCATQAMEKYNIEKDIAAYIKKEFDKKYNPTWHCIVGRNFGSYVTHETKHFIYFYLGQVAILLFKSG; encoded by the exons ATGTCTGACCGGAAGGCAGTGATCAAGAACGCAGACATGTCTGAGGACATGCAACAGGATGCCGTTGACTGCGCCACGCAGGCCATGGAGAAGTACAACATAGAGAAGGACATTGCTGCCTATATCAAGAAG gAATTTGACAAGAAATATAACCCTACCTGGCATTGTATCGTGGGCCGGAATTTTGGCAGCTACGTCACACATGAGACAAAGCACTTCATCTATTTTTACTTGGGTCAAGTTGCAATCCTCCTCTTCAAGTCAGGCTAG